A portion of the Corynebacterium rouxii genome contains these proteins:
- a CDS encoding lipoyl synthase, with protein MTKAPEGRRMLRVEARNSQTPIESKPRWIRTAVKTGPEYQDMKKKVSGASLHTVCQEAGCPNIHECWESREATFLIGGANCSRRCDFCQINSAKPEPLDRDEPRRVAESVREMQLNYSTITGVTRDDLEDEGAWLYAEVVRKIHELNPHTGVENLTPDFSGKPDLLQEVFEARPEVFAHNLETVPRIFKRIRPAFRYERSLDVIRQARDFGLVTKSNLILGMGETVDEIRDALVDLHSAGCDIITITQYLRPGPMYHPIDRWVKPEEFIDHAEFARELGFGAVMSGPLVRSSYRAGKLYSEALAARGESLPENLAHLATTADGSTAQEANTLLEKYGPSQDTPVVSSKA; from the coding sequence GTGACTAAAGCACCCGAAGGACGCAGAATGCTCAGAGTTGAGGCGCGCAACTCGCAGACCCCCATCGAGAGCAAACCACGTTGGATCCGCACCGCTGTAAAAACTGGCCCTGAATATCAGGACATGAAAAAGAAGGTGTCTGGCGCAAGCCTGCACACCGTATGCCAAGAAGCCGGCTGCCCTAATATCCACGAATGCTGGGAGTCGCGTGAGGCTACCTTCTTGATTGGTGGAGCTAACTGCTCGCGCCGTTGCGATTTCTGTCAGATTAATTCTGCTAAGCCCGAACCGCTCGATCGCGATGAGCCACGTCGTGTCGCAGAATCGGTACGCGAAATGCAGCTGAATTACTCGACCATTACTGGTGTGACCCGTGACGATCTTGAAGATGAAGGCGCTTGGCTATATGCAGAAGTTGTTCGCAAGATTCATGAGCTCAATCCCCACACCGGCGTAGAAAACCTCACCCCTGATTTCTCCGGCAAACCTGACTTGTTGCAGGAGGTTTTCGAGGCTCGTCCCGAAGTTTTTGCGCACAACCTCGAAACGGTTCCTCGCATCTTCAAACGGATTCGTCCCGCATTCCGCTACGAGCGTTCCTTGGACGTAATCCGCCAAGCTCGCGATTTTGGATTAGTTACCAAATCCAACCTGATCTTGGGTATGGGTGAAACTGTCGACGAAATCCGTGATGCATTGGTTGATCTACACTCGGCAGGTTGCGACATCATCACGATTACCCAGTATCTTCGCCCTGGTCCGATGTACCATCCCATCGACCGTTGGGTAAAACCTGAGGAATTTATCGATCACGCCGAATTTGCGCGTGAACTTGGATTTGGTGCTGTTATGTCGGGGCCATTGGTGCGTTCTTCCTATCGTGCCGGAAAGCTTTATTCCGAGGCTCTCGCGGCTCGCGGTGAGTCCTTGCCAGAAAACTTGGCTCATTTAGCCACGACTGCCGATGGCAGTACTGCACAAGAAGCAAATACCTTGTTGGAAAAGTACGGTCCTTCCCAAGACACCCCTGTGGTGTCGTCGAAGGCTTAA